In Turicibacter sanguinis, a genomic segment contains:
- a CDS encoding PTS transporter subunit EIIC, which yields MSNKKEIYQKISEELLTLIGGKENIQGVAHCATRLRIVLVDNSLADLDQIGQLELVKGVFVAGDQLQIIFGAGTVNNVYDVFTEVSGTERMSLGDVKAQSVQKQNAFQKAIKSLSDVFVDIIPGLLAAALLMGLTGLLGQEGIFGPQSVIEMFPSLAGINRFISICSTGIFTILPMLVVYSATRRYGGTPVLGLVIGAIMLHPDLANAYSVGNGTVDPEVINIFGLNVELVAFQGGIIIALMMGFITAKLDIFFNKKIPDMVKLFFAPLATVVIAAFLLFTVIGPLGRALADIITYSLLWATTNLGIFGFMLFAGIQQIIVITGIHHVIGAVEAQLIADTGRNFIMPLMSVALIAQGGAVLGFLLLNWKDAKVKQICISSFGSILFGISEPAIFGVTLKNKFPLIAGCLGATLGGAYVYLTHVTAIGFGATAIPGIAIVAAEGNGHLNYIFAHLIALSAGFIFTYVYGKVKVKREVA from the coding sequence AAAAATTTCAGAAGAATTATTAACGTTAATTGGTGGAAAAGAAAACATACAAGGAGTAGCGCATTGTGCAACACGATTAAGAATTGTCTTAGTTGATAATTCATTAGCTGATTTAGATCAAATTGGGCAATTAGAATTAGTTAAAGGGGTCTTTGTGGCAGGAGATCAATTGCAAATTATTTTTGGCGCAGGAACAGTTAATAATGTTTATGATGTCTTTACAGAAGTTAGTGGAACAGAAAGAATGTCTTTAGGTGATGTTAAAGCTCAATCAGTACAGAAACAGAATGCATTTCAAAAAGCTATTAAATCGTTATCTGACGTTTTCGTAGATATCATTCCAGGTTTATTAGCTGCAGCCCTATTGATGGGATTGACAGGTTTACTTGGGCAAGAAGGAATTTTTGGTCCTCAATCTGTGATTGAGATGTTTCCATCTTTAGCTGGAATTAATCGCTTCATATCAATTTGTTCAACAGGAATCTTTACAATATTACCAATGTTAGTTGTTTATTCAGCAACAAGACGTTATGGTGGAACACCTGTTCTTGGATTAGTTATTGGAGCAATTATGTTACATCCTGATTTAGCAAATGCTTATTCTGTTGGAAATGGAACAGTTGATCCCGAAGTTATTAATATTTTTGGACTAAATGTAGAATTAGTTGCATTTCAAGGTGGGATTATCATTGCTTTAATGATGGGATTCATTACGGCTAAACTTGATATTTTCTTTAACAAAAAAATTCCAGATATGGTTAAATTATTCTTTGCACCATTAGCAACAGTAGTGATTGCAGCATTCTTATTATTTACAGTCATTGGTCCACTAGGACGTGCTCTAGCAGATATTATTACTTATTCATTATTATGGGCAACAACAAATTTAGGAATTTTTGGTTTCATGTTGTTTGCAGGAATTCAACAAATCATTGTTATTACTGGAATTCATCATGTTATCGGAGCAGTTGAGGCACAATTAATCGCAGATACTGGACGTAACTTTATTATGCCATTAATGTCAGTTGCTTTAATTGCACAAGGTGGAGCAGTTCTTGGATTCTTACTTTTAAATTGGAAAGATGCTAAAGTTAAACAAATTTGTATTTCTTCATTTGGGTCAATTTTATTTGGAATTTCTGAACCGGCTATTTTCGGAGTAACTTTAAAAAATAAATTCCCATTAATTGCAGGATGCTTAGGAGCAACTTTAGGGGGAGCATATGTTTATCTTACACATGTAACAGCTATTGGATTTGGTGCAACAGCTATTCCTGGAATTGCAATTGTAGCAGCTGAAGGAAATGGACATCTTAATTATATTTTTGCTCATTTAATTGCTTTATCAGCTGGATTTATCTTTACATATGTATATGGAAAAGTAAAAGTTAAAAGAGAGGTAGCTTAA
- a CDS encoding glycoside hydrolase family 32 protein, whose protein sequence is MRYKEPKHRTILEATTEELVQLLEKSKDDNWKPIYHIHPEFGLLNDPNGLAYFNGYYHLFHQWYPFGTTHGMKHWAHLKSKNLVEWTREEVALIPTEDYEAHGAYSGTAIEINNQLYLYYTGNIKLDKFNRSANQCLAIMDDKGNIQKHPSNALIEGVPQGYTGHVRDPKVFKKNGQYYMILGAQRLDETGTFIMYQSPDGVDWSFLGELTLKNFNQNLGYMWECPDFAEIDGKDLLIFSPQGVEVQGEKYKNLFNVTYVIGKLDLDQLIFEVESFDEFERGFDFYATQTFKGKENQTLLLAWAGLGEFEYPTDIFGWAHCLTFPREIRIKDNKVIQIPAKELELLRLNKVSEAGQCQGFSLLENDTNTYELNMILTPNDANIFGINLSVSKEERLVLEFNQKNQTVTLDRSELKHQFVEEFGTYRQAELKIGEKIEIKVLMDNSIVEIFINNGELAFTSRLFPLENSTNIEIFSDGLMSYKYEKYLLKHGI, encoded by the coding sequence ATGAGATACAAAGAGCCTAAACATCGAACAATTCTAGAAGCTACAACAGAAGAATTAGTTCAACTTCTAGAAAAGTCAAAAGATGATAATTGGAAACCAATTTATCATATTCATCCAGAGTTTGGTTTATTAAATGATCCAAATGGATTAGCATATTTTAATGGTTATTATCATCTTTTTCACCAATGGTATCCTTTTGGGACAACACATGGAATGAAACATTGGGCTCATTTGAAATCAAAAAACTTAGTTGAATGGACACGTGAAGAAGTAGCATTAATACCAACTGAAGATTATGAAGCTCATGGAGCATATTCAGGAACAGCTATAGAAATAAATAATCAGTTGTATTTGTATTACACTGGAAACATTAAATTAGATAAGTTTAATCGAAGCGCAAATCAGTGTTTAGCTATTATGGATGATAAGGGGAATATTCAAAAACATCCATCAAATGCGTTGATTGAAGGCGTTCCACAAGGGTATACCGGACATGTTCGTGATCCAAAAGTATTTAAAAAGAATGGTCAATATTATATGATTTTGGGAGCTCAACGATTAGATGAAACAGGAACCTTTATTATGTATCAATCCCCAGATGGAGTAGATTGGAGTTTTTTAGGAGAGTTAACGTTAAAAAACTTTAATCAGAATTTAGGGTATATGTGGGAATGTCCAGACTTTGCTGAGATTGACGGAAAGGATTTATTGATTTTTTCACCACAGGGAGTTGAAGTACAAGGTGAGAAGTATAAAAATTTATTTAATGTAACGTATGTAATTGGAAAGTTAGATTTAGATCAATTGATATTTGAAGTAGAATCATTTGATGAATTTGAGCGAGGATTTGATTTCTATGCGACTCAAACTTTTAAAGGAAAAGAAAATCAAACACTACTATTAGCCTGGGCAGGTTTAGGAGAATTTGAATATCCAACTGATATTTTTGGATGGGCTCATTGCTTAACATTCCCAAGAGAAATTAGAATCAAAGATAATAAGGTTATTCAAATTCCAGCAAAAGAACTTGAGTTATTACGTCTCAATAAAGTATCAGAAGCAGGTCAATGTCAAGGATTTTCTTTATTAGAAAATGATACAAATACATATGAGTTAAATATGATACTCACCCCAAATGATGCAAATATTTTTGGAATAAACCTATCAGTTTCAAAAGAGGAACGTCTGGTATTAGAGTTTAATCAGAAAAATCAAACCGTTACACTTGATCGAAGTGAATTAAAACATCAGTTTGTTGAAGAGTTTGGGACATATCGTCAAGCAGAATTAAAAATTGGTGAAAAGATTGAAATTAAAGTTTTAATGGATAATAGTATTGTTGAAATCTTTATTAACAATGGGGAGTTAGCCTTTACAAGCCGATTATTCCCATTAGAAAATTCAACTAATATAGAGATTTTTAGCGATGGATTAATGTCCTATAAGTATGAGAAGTATCTTTTAAAACATGGTATTTAA
- a CDS encoding HAD family hydrolase: MKKAIIFDMDGLMIDSERVTYEEYCHKLDQLGYKFDETLYRRCLGKNKKGVYQVLIDHYGEDFPIDEVWDDVHVSLDNRLKLNTPLKKGIVELLTFLKENNYKTIVATSSARARADIILKTANIYQYFDDMICGDEVTCGKPHPEIFLTACEKLGITPQEALVLEDSEAGITAAHAGNIDVICVPDMKYPDEEFANKTVKIVESLLEVIDHLK; this comes from the coding sequence ATGAAAAAAGCTATAATATTTGATATGGATGGATTAATGATTGATAGTGAAAGAGTGACTTATGAAGAATATTGTCATAAGTTAGATCAATTAGGATATAAATTTGACGAAACACTTTATCGTCGTTGCCTAGGAAAAAATAAAAAAGGCGTTTATCAAGTATTAATAGATCACTACGGAGAAGATTTCCCAATAGATGAGGTCTGGGATGATGTTCATGTCTCATTAGATAACCGCCTAAAACTTAACACACCATTAAAAAAAGGAATCGTTGAATTACTAACGTTTCTAAAAGAAAATAACTATAAAACAATTGTAGCAACCAGTAGTGCTCGTGCTCGTGCGGATATCATTTTAAAAACAGCAAATATCTATCAATATTTTGATGATATGATTTGTGGCGATGAAGTGACTTGTGGAAAACCTCATCCTGAAATTTTCTTAACAGCCTGTGAAAAATTAGGAATAACTCCTCAGGAAGCGTTAGTTTTAGAAGACAGTGAAGCCGGCATTACAGCAGCACACGCTGGAAATATAGATGTTATCTGCGTACCAGATATGAAATATCCTGATGAAGAGTTTGCCAATAAAACAGTTAAAATTGTCGAATCATTATTAGAGGTTATTGATCATCTAAAATAA
- the mgtE gene encoding magnesium transporter — MVIEIKELIERNKLLELCEYLQELNSVDVANQLMDLEDEELVLVFRVLPKDIAAEVFSYLDKDSQQHIVGSITDREVTQIVDKLFLDDTVDFIEELPANVVKKVIRNTSPQKRELINQFLQYAQYSAGSIMTIEFVDLKAYMTVKEAINHTRKTGTTKETLETCFIIDQARHLLGSVTLKDLILSEDDMIIEDIMDTNLISVQTSVDQEEVAHLFKAYDLVTMPVVDKENRLVGMITIDDVVDIIEQENTEDFQKMAAMAPNEEPYLKTPVLSLAKHRIIWLLVLMISATVTGRIIQGFEEVIQSVVILASFIPMLMDTGGNAGSQSSTLIIRGLALGEITTHDYLKVMFKELRVGSVVAIVLSVVNFLRIYFIEHVEFMVGITVCASLFFTVILAKVVGSILPIIAKKLKFDPAIMASPLITTIVDAFALIVYFMLARTLLGI; from the coding sequence ATGGTTATTGAAATTAAAGAGTTAATTGAAAGAAATAAGTTATTAGAGTTATGTGAGTATTTACAAGAATTGAATTCTGTTGATGTAGCGAATCAATTAATGGATCTTGAGGATGAAGAGTTGGTTTTAGTTTTTAGGGTTTTACCTAAGGATATTGCTGCAGAAGTTTTTTCTTATTTAGATAAAGATTCTCAACAACATATTGTGGGGTCGATTACAGATCGAGAAGTCACACAAATTGTGGATAAGTTATTTTTAGATGACACAGTTGATTTTATTGAGGAGTTACCTGCAAATGTTGTTAAAAAGGTGATTCGAAATACATCTCCTCAAAAACGTGAATTAATTAATCAGTTTTTACAGTATGCACAGTATTCAGCAGGATCAATTATGACGATTGAGTTTGTTGATTTAAAAGCGTATATGACTGTTAAAGAGGCAATTAATCATACTCGAAAAACTGGAACAACTAAGGAAACGTTAGAAACTTGTTTTATCATTGATCAAGCACGTCATCTTTTAGGATCGGTGACACTTAAAGATTTAATTTTAAGCGAAGATGATATGATAATTGAAGATATTATGGACACTAATCTTATCTCAGTTCAAACATCGGTTGATCAAGAAGAGGTTGCACATTTATTTAAGGCGTATGATTTAGTAACGATGCCCGTCGTGGATAAAGAAAACCGTCTAGTAGGAATGATTACGATTGATGATGTTGTGGATATCATTGAGCAAGAAAATACGGAAGATTTTCAAAAGATGGCAGCGATGGCACCAAACGAGGAACCTTATTTAAAAACTCCCGTTTTATCTTTAGCTAAACATCGTATTATTTGGTTATTAGTTTTAATGATTTCAGCAACGGTGACAGGACGTATCATTCAAGGGTTTGAGGAAGTCATTCAATCGGTTGTTATTTTAGCATCATTTATTCCAATGTTAATGGACACAGGGGGAAATGCTGGTTCTCAGTCTTCTACTTTAATTATTCGAGGATTAGCGCTTGGTGAAATTACGACTCATGATTATTTAAAAGTTATGTTTAAAGAGTTACGAGTAGGAAGTGTTGTGGCAATTGTTCTATCTGTTGTCAATTTTTTAAGAATTTATTTTATTGAGCATGTCGAGTTTATGGTCGGAATTACTGTTTGTGCAAGTTTGTTCTTTACGGTTATTTTAGCTAAAGTGGTGGGAAGTATTTTACCGATTATTGCTAAGAAGTTAAAATTTGATCCAGCTATTATGGCGAGTCCGTTGATTACAACGATTGTTGATGCCTTTGCATTAATTGTTTACTTTATGTTAGCTCGCACACTTTTAGGAATTTAA
- a CDS encoding response regulator transcription factor, whose translation MRILMVDDEVKICEFVQACLDNEGYQTEVAHDGKTALSLFHQYTYDLILLDRMLPDVSGEEICKQIRQQSDIPIIMLTAKIEDEDRIEGFQLGCDDYICKPFNIMELLLRIKAILKRTIKKDNQDLIKFGTDFELNTLSHQLKVKGQEVPLTNTEYKILLALSSHPQKVYTREELLAYAVDGYVEKFDRVIDSHIKNLRHKIEIDSIILTVYGVGYRFGLQK comes from the coding sequence ATGCGTATTTTAATGGTAGATGATGAAGTAAAGATTTGTGAATTTGTACAGGCGTGTTTAGATAATGAAGGGTATCAAACAGAGGTTGCTCATGATGGTAAAACAGCACTTAGTTTATTTCATCAGTATACCTATGATTTGATTCTGCTTGATCGAATGTTGCCTGATGTGAGTGGAGAAGAAATCTGTAAACAAATTAGACAACAGTCTGATATTCCAATTATAATGCTAACAGCCAAAATAGAAGATGAAGATCGAATTGAAGGTTTTCAATTAGGTTGTGATGATTATATTTGTAAGCCATTTAATATAATGGAGTTATTACTCCGAATAAAGGCTATTTTAAAACGAACGATAAAAAAAGATAATCAAGATTTAATTAAATTTGGAACAGATTTTGAACTAAATACTTTATCCCATCAGTTAAAGGTTAAAGGACAGGAGGTTCCTTTAACGAATACAGAGTATAAAATTTTATTGGCCCTTAGTTCACATCCTCAAAAAGTGTATACTCGAGAAGAATTACTGGCTTATGCAGTTGATGGATATGTTGAAAAATTTGATCGTGTGATTGATAGTCATATTAAAAATTTAAGGCATAAGATTGAGATAGATTCAATTATCTTAACCGTGTACGGAGTGGGGTATCGTTTTGGATTACAAAAGTAA
- a CDS encoding sensor histidine kinase, with translation MDYKSKRMPINKKMILIFSFVMIVTIIMIRLFVATLFQHSFERYVDDSNKVELYHLMNFDARGLYRNDEWDMDFIKNLGIDAIQKGIAIKVYDHSGKELWSVFSDEKVLSDYTLNEISQNMQNIDSDWSNALEDYQVDIYNERDEVVGKLDLTHYASTYYMSNDLELLNTVNQVILIIGIVSVGSIVVVSAMISKSISIPIVKVSRMAKLIETGQYKKEVETRSDIKEIDELITSINNLSLALDEQEMLRKQLTTDIAHELRTPLTTIKGHLDVMIAGIWEPTSERLMSINEEVVRISRMVDELRHLSKYDSERTKLELSKIRLDELLVSVIYNYQVQAFEKNIEIQSQIEPVVALVDEKKFSQVLINLLSNATKYTNVGGVITVMCHSDEQHIYIKVVDNGIGIPEVDLKHIFERFYRVDKSRSKETGGIGVGLTIAKSIVEAHGGLLSVKSEVGIGSEFMIQLKII, from the coding sequence TTGGATTACAAAAGTAAAAGAATGCCTATTAATAAAAAAATGATTTTAATTTTTTCATTTGTCATGATTGTGACGATTATTATGATTCGGTTATTTGTTGCAACGCTTTTTCAACATTCATTTGAACGATATGTAGATGATTCGAATAAAGTAGAGTTATATCATTTAATGAATTTTGACGCTCGAGGGCTCTATCGAAATGATGAATGGGATATGGATTTTATTAAAAATTTAGGAATTGATGCGATTCAAAAAGGAATTGCGATTAAAGTATATGATCATTCGGGCAAGGAGCTTTGGAGTGTGTTTTCTGATGAGAAGGTGCTATCCGATTACACGTTAAATGAAATTAGTCAAAATATGCAAAACATTGACAGTGATTGGAGTAATGCACTCGAGGATTATCAAGTAGATATTTATAATGAGAGAGATGAAGTTGTCGGAAAACTAGATTTAACTCATTATGCTTCGACGTATTATATGAGTAATGATTTAGAGCTATTGAATACGGTTAATCAGGTGATTTTAATTATTGGTATTGTGTCAGTGGGCAGTATTGTTGTGGTTTCTGCGATGATTTCAAAATCTATTTCGATTCCTATCGTGAAGGTGTCCCGAATGGCGAAGTTGATTGAGACTGGCCAATATAAGAAGGAAGTGGAGACTCGTAGCGATATTAAGGAGATTGATGAGTTAATCACATCGATTAATAATTTGTCACTGGCTTTAGATGAGCAAGAAATGTTGAGGAAGCAACTGACGACTGATATTGCGCACGAGTTAAGAACGCCTTTAACGACGATAAAGGGGCATTTGGATGTGATGATTGCGGGAATTTGGGAACCGACGTCTGAGCGTTTGATGAGTATTAATGAGGAAGTCGTTAGGATTAGCCGGATGGTAGATGAACTACGCCATCTTTCAAAGTATGATAGCGAAAGGACAAAGCTTGAGTTATCTAAAATACGATTAGATGAGCTGTTAGTGTCTGTCATTTATAATTATCAAGTTCAAGCCTTTGAAAAAAACATCGAGATTCAATCGCAAATTGAACCAGTAGTGGCTTTAGTTGACGAGAAGAAATTTTCTCAAGTGTTAATCAATCTATTATCGAATGCCACTAAGTATACAAATGTAGGCGGAGTGATTACGGTGATGTGTCATTCTGATGAGCAACATATCTATATTAAAGTTGTGGATAATGGTATTGGAATTCCAGAGGTTGATTTGAAACATATCTTTGAACGATTTTATCGTGTGGATAAGTCAAGAAGTAAGGAAACGGGGGGCATTGGTGTTGGATTAACGATTGCGAAATCTATTGTAGAAGCTCACGGGGGATTGCTGAGTGTAAAAAGTGAAGTAGGGATTGGTAGTGAATTTATGATTCAATTAAAAATAATTTGA
- a CDS encoding Tex family protein, translating to MEQNFMNDLYKQIAKQLNITTNQINAVLKLLEEGSTVPFIARYRKEVTGALDEEQIREISKTYEYGVNLQQRKDDVIRLIDEKGMLTPELKNQILKAEKLTEIEDLYRPFKEKKKTRATMAKAKGLEPLAQYLLTYPQSGIEVEAAKYVNEEVASVEEALQGARDIIAEMIADNADYRKWIREYTTKNGEIQSKVRDKSLDERHVYEQYYEYSEPISRIVPHRVLAMNRGESEKILRISITENAEGVYTYLSKQFIKDASGEAANQVMMAIEDAYKRLIKPSIEREIRASLKEVAENQAIHIFSENVRQLLLQPPMKGKVVLGVDPAFRTGCKLAVVDETGKVLDIDVIYPHEKSKGSTADPKLVAAARAKVIDKINTHKVEIVSIGNGTASRETESFIVDVLKEIKHPIYYIITNEAGASVYSASDLARQEFPDLQVEERSAVSIARRLQDPLAELVKIDPKSIGVGQYQHDVTQSKLNDSLNFVVETTVNQVGVNVNTASPALLKYVAGLSSTIANNIVKHRDEVGKFTKREELKKVARLGAKTYEQAIGFLRIIDGVNPLDKTGIHPESYKVAEEVLESLGCTKDDLGTEGLKAAVAKADRLKLMATLGVGEHTLNDILDAFVAPNRDPRDEVAAPLLRSDVLKLEDLKPGMELQGTVRNVVDFGVFVDCGVKEDGLVHLSKMKKGFVKHPMDVASVGDIVKVWVESVDLNRKRLALTMIMPEAK from the coding sequence ATGGAACAGAATTTTATGAATGATTTATATAAGCAAATTGCGAAGCAATTAAACATTACAACGAATCAAATTAATGCGGTCTTAAAACTTTTAGAAGAGGGATCAACCGTTCCATTCATTGCTCGTTATCGTAAAGAGGTAACAGGAGCGCTAGATGAAGAGCAGATTCGTGAAATTTCTAAGACATATGAGTACGGTGTTAATTTACAACAGCGTAAAGATGATGTCATTCGTTTAATTGATGAAAAAGGGATGTTAACACCAGAGTTAAAAAATCAAATTTTAAAAGCAGAGAAATTAACTGAGATTGAAGACTTATATCGTCCATTTAAGGAGAAAAAGAAAACTCGTGCAACGATGGCAAAAGCAAAAGGTTTAGAGCCATTAGCACAGTATCTTTTAACTTATCCACAATCAGGAATTGAAGTTGAAGCAGCTAAATATGTGAATGAAGAAGTAGCATCTGTTGAAGAGGCTTTACAAGGAGCTCGCGATATTATCGCGGAGATGATTGCGGATAACGCAGATTATCGTAAATGGATTCGTGAATATACAACGAAAAATGGTGAAATTCAATCTAAGGTTCGTGATAAATCATTAGATGAGCGCCATGTTTATGAACAATATTATGAATACTCTGAACCTATCTCACGTATTGTTCCTCACCGTGTTCTGGCGATGAATCGTGGAGAGTCGGAGAAGATTTTACGTATTTCTATTACAGAGAACGCTGAAGGCGTATACACTTATTTATCAAAGCAATTTATTAAGGATGCATCAGGGGAAGCTGCCAATCAGGTGATGATGGCAATTGAGGATGCGTATAAACGTTTAATCAAACCTTCAATTGAGCGTGAGATTCGTGCTAGTTTAAAAGAGGTAGCAGAAAATCAAGCGATTCATATCTTCTCTGAGAATGTGCGTCAATTATTATTACAACCTCCTATGAAAGGAAAAGTTGTACTTGGAGTTGACCCTGCTTTCCGTACTGGATGTAAGTTAGCAGTTGTTGATGAGACTGGTAAAGTATTAGATATCGATGTGATTTATCCTCACGAAAAATCAAAAGGGTCAACTGCAGACCCTAAATTAGTAGCGGCGGCGCGTGCTAAGGTCATTGATAAAATCAATACTCATAAAGTAGAAATTGTGTCGATCGGTAATGGTACAGCTTCACGCGAAACAGAAAGTTTTATTGTTGATGTGTTAAAAGAAATTAAGCATCCAATTTATTATATTATTACGAATGAAGCAGGAGCTTCAGTTTATTCGGCATCAGATCTTGCGCGTCAAGAGTTCCCAGATTTACAGGTTGAGGAGCGTTCGGCTGTTTCGATTGCAAGACGTCTTCAAGACCCATTAGCAGAGCTGGTTAAGATTGATCCTAAGTCTATTGGGGTAGGTCAATATCAACATGACGTAACGCAATCTAAGTTGAATGATTCATTAAACTTCGTGGTTGAAACAACTGTTAACCAGGTAGGGGTAAACGTAAATACAGCGTCGCCTGCATTACTTAAATATGTAGCGGGTCTTTCTTCAACGATTGCCAATAATATCGTGAAGCACCGTGATGAAGTTGGAAAGTTCACAAAACGTGAAGAGTTAAAGAAAGTTGCACGCTTAGGAGCTAAAACTTATGAGCAAGCAATCGGATTTTTACGTATTATTGATGGGGTAAATCCGCTTGATAAAACGGGTATTCACCCTGAAAGTTACAAAGTTGCAGAAGAAGTTCTTGAAAGCTTAGGGTGCACAAAAGATGATTTAGGAACCGAAGGCTTAAAAGCAGCAGTTGCTAAAGCTGATCGCTTAAAATTAATGGCAACGCTTGGTGTTGGTGAACATACATTAAACGATATTTTAGATGCATTTGTTGCACCGAATCGTGATCCACGTGATGAGGTGGCAGCACCTTTATTACGTTCTGATGTGTTAAAACTTGAAGATTTAAAACCAGGAATGGAACTTCAAGGGACAGTTCGTAACGTTGTTGACTTCGGAGTATTTGTCGACTGTGGTGTAAAAGAAGATGGATTAGTTCACTTATCAAAAATGAAAAAAGGATTCGTTAAACATCCAATGGATGTTGCCTCAGTTGGGGACATCGTTAAAGTATGGGTAGAGTCAGTTGACTTAAATCGTAAACGATTAGCGTTAACTATGATCATGCCAGAAGCTAAATAA
- a CDS encoding DUF2726 domain-containing protein, producing MSENIGCLGSILNALGLLPKQNNKQSKKIENIFPYVLRDDFLSAAELNFYKSLSLATKELPFKILSKVSLGDLFFVNIKDFKMKQSYWNKINRKHVDFLVCDNVSLKPLVAIELDDKSHQQSNRVQRDAFVDEVFKAANLPLLHIPVKNSYAISELTDLIQSQMKTNPIIASITSEDYVPICPKCQIPMTLRETKKGNHIGQKFYGCSNFPKCKEIKPYN from the coding sequence ATGAGCGAAAATATTGGATGTTTAGGAAGTATTCTTAATGCACTGGGACTATTACCAAAACAGAATAACAAACAAAGTAAAAAAATAGAAAATATATTTCCATATGTTTTACGGGATGATTTTTTATCAGCAGCAGAACTTAATTTTTATAAATCCTTGTCACTTGCTACTAAAGAGCTTCCATTTAAGATTTTGTCTAAAGTATCATTAGGAGATTTATTTTTTGTTAATATAAAAGATTTTAAAATGAAACAAAGCTATTGGAATAAAATTAACCGAAAACATGTAGACTTTTTAGTTTGCGATAATGTATCTCTGAAACCATTGGTAGCTATTGAACTGGATGATAAAAGTCATCAGCAATCAAATAGAGTACAACGAGATGCATTTGTTGATGAAGTTTTTAAAGCGGCTAATCTCCCTCTTCTCCATATACCCGTCAAAAATAGCTACGCAATTTCTGAATTAACAGATTTAATACAGTCCCAAATGAAAACTAATCCTATTATTGCTAGTATTACCTCCGAAGATTATGTACCAATCTGTCCAAAATGCCAGATACCTATGACTTTACGTGAAACTAAAAAAGGCAATCATATTGGACAAAAGTTTTATGGTTGTTCAAACTTTCCAAAATGTAAAGAAATTAAACCCTATAATTAA
- a CDS encoding peptidylprolyl isomerase: MSKVLAKVKNYEITEEMLNETIDALRAQQNINLTTEEQKQDLLDELVARQLVVEDAIESGLTETEEFQKLYREFIFQHSIGQMFKTINVTDAECEAYYNENQDQFKEETVRAAHILVDEEAKAEDLLNQINEGADFHQLASEHSSCPSGARGGDLGDFGRGQMVPEFEQAAFALNIGEISGVVKSQFGYHLIKLLDKKETVPFTDVLPQIKQYLVTKKQNEMYSAFTQGLKSKYTVEKA, encoded by the coding sequence ATGTCAAAAGTATTAGCTAAAGTTAAAAATTATGAAATCACTGAAGAAATGTTAAATGAAACAATCGATGCCTTACGCGCACAACAAAATATTAATTTAACAACTGAAGAACAAAAACAAGATTTATTAGATGAATTAGTTGCTCGTCAATTAGTTGTTGAAGATGCAATTGAGTCTGGATTAACTGAAACTGAAGAGTTCCAAAAATTATATCGCGAATTCATTTTCCAACACAGCATTGGACAAATGTTCAAAACAATTAATGTAACAGATGCTGAGTGTGAGGCTTACTATAATGAAAACCAAGATCAATTCAAAGAAGAAACAGTTCGCGCTGCTCATATCTTAGTAGATGAAGAAGCAAAAGCAGAGGATTTATTAAATCAAATTAATGAAGGTGCAGATTTCCATCAATTAGCAAGCGAACATTCAAGCTGTCCTTCTGGAGCTCGTGGAGGAGATTTAGGAGATTTCGGACGTGGACAAATGGTTCCTGAATTTGAACAAGCTGCATTCGCTTTAAATATTGGAGAAATTTCTGGGGTAGTTAAATCTCAGTTTGGATATCATTTAATTAAATTATTAGACAAAAAAGAAACAGTGCCATTTACTGATGTTTTACCACAAATTAAACAATACTTAGTGACGAAAAAACAAAATGAGATGTATAGTGCGTTTACTCAAGGTTTAAAATCTAAATATACGGTAGAAAAAGCCTAA
- the acpP gene encoding acyl carrier protein, protein MVFDRVKEIIVDELGVDAEAVTIDSTLEDLGADSLDAVELIMALEEEYDLEIAEDDAKAMKSVKNIVDYIESKQ, encoded by the coding sequence ATGGTATTTGATCGCGTTAAAGAAATTATTGTAGACGAATTAGGTGTAGATGCAGAAGCAGTAACTATTGATTCAACTTTAGAAGATTTAGGTGCTGACTCTTTAGATGCTGTTGAATTAATCATGGCATTAGAAGAAGAGTACGATTTAGAAATCGCTGAAGACGATGCTAAAGCAATGAAAAGCGTTAAAAACATCGTTGATTATATCGAAAGTAAACAATAA